Proteins found in one Mytilus edulis chromosome 2, xbMytEdul2.2, whole genome shotgun sequence genomic segment:
- the LOC139511730 gene encoding ubiquitin-related modifier 1-like, whose translation MSCPVTIELSGGAELLFDNKKKLEVVLPENSNPWTIKTMLPWVRDNLLKERPELFMQGETVRPGILVLVNDADWELMGELDYSLQPNDRIVFISTLHGG comes from the exons ATGTCATGTCCTGTAACAATAGAACTTAG TGGAGGAGCAGAACTTTTGTTTGATAACAAGAAGAAACTTGAAGTTGTATTACCTGAAAATTCAAATCCAT GGACTATCAAAACAATGCTGCCATGGGTAAGAGACAATTTGCTGAAAGAAAGGCCAGAACTTTTTATGCAAGGAGAAACTGT GCGTCCTGGTATATTGGTTCTAGTAAATGATGCAGATTGGGAATTAATg GGAGAGTTGGATTACAGTTTACAGCCAAATGACAGAATAGTGTTTATATCTACTCTACATGGAGGGTGA